The genomic segment ggaaaacccattttgcataaaaattctcgtttatcattaatttttatgttttttttcccgtcattaaaattttacctcctgaatgcaccaactagattcactttcccatcaaacaagatactgttgaagaaaattgaactCCTCTGGGTTATATCTAAATTACTTAGTTCACCATCAAATTTAATccattgggtcaaaaagcttgagaatttaatacaaggctcttaatatatagATGAgagttaaaagtattaaaaaaaccgtcacagtttttttttatatctattaaattacTAGACTTGTTCATAGTTATTTATCAAACCATCAACCAGAAATAACCTACaaatacacgataataataataatataattaaatgaggTTTACACCTTATGGTGTCGCTAATCATGGAATTAGCGAATGGTAATACTGCGGTCGCAAAGCTGTTGCTGACGCTCGGGTCGGTGGTCTCGTTGTACGCGTTACTGTAGCCTTTTGTCGACGGTTCAAGCCCGTTCCGCTTGGTGTAGTTTTCCCCGAGCAGCGCTGGCAGCCACTCAGCGTAAGTGATGTGCTGTATGGAAGCTGTAACGATTTTCCTGGCCTCCTGAAAAATACGTTCGTCGTTCCAGTGCGGGTTGACTTGTGACAGAAGTTTGGCCAAACGGTTGTGTTCCCTCATCCACAATGTGTGCATGACCGTCAGTTGGGGAAGCGCGTTTGCCCGGATGTCACCTGCCCTATAACAAGTACCACTGCCATACTGACAGGCGTTCGATTCAGTGTCTTCCAGCGGCATATACTGCCACTGTACCGGGTCACTTTGGCTCTCGATATCGAAGCCCATGCTTGTCAATAGTTGNNNNNNNNNNNNNNNNNNNNNNNNNNNNNNNNNNNNNNNNNNNNNNNNNNNNNNNNNNNNNNNNNNNNNNNNNNNNNNNNNNNNNNNNNNNNNNNNNNNNNNNNNNNNNNNNNNNNNNNNNNNNNNNNNNNNNNNNNNNNNNNNNNNNNNNNNNNNNNNNNNNNNNNNNNNNNNNNNNNNNNNNNNNNNNNNNNNNNNNNNNNNNNNNNNNNNNNNNNNNNNNNNNNNNNNNNNNNNNNNNNNNNNNNNNNNNNNNNNNNNNNNNNNNNNNNNNNNNNNNNNNNNNNNNNNNNNNNNNNNNNNNNNNNNNNNNNNNNNNNNNNNNNNNNNNNNNNNNNNNNNNNNNNNNNNNNNNNNNNNNNNNNNNNNNNNNNNNNNNNNNNNNNNNNNNNNNNNNNNNNNNNNNNNNNNNNNNNNNNNNNNNNNNNNNNNNNNNNNNNNNNNNNNNNNNNNNNNNNNNNNNNNNNNNNNNNNNNNNNNNNNNNNNNNNNNNNNNNNNNNNNNNNNNNNNNNNNNNNNNNNNNNNNNNNNNNNNNNNNNNNNNNNNNNNNNNNNNNNNNNNNNNNNNNNNNNNNNNNNNNNNNNNNNNNNNNNNNNNNNNNNNNNNNNNNNNNNNNNNNNNNNNNNNNNNNNNNNNNNNNNNNNNNNNNNNNNNNNNNNNNNNNNNNNNNNNNNNNNNNNNNNNNNNNNNNNNNNNNNNNNNNNNNNNNNNNNNNNNNNNNNNNNNNNNNNNNNNNNNNNNNNNNNNNNNNNNNNNNNNNNNNNNNNNNNNNNNNNNNNNNNNNNNNNNNNNNNNNNNNNNNNNNNNNNNNNNNNNNNNNNNNNNNNNNNNNNNNNNNNNNNNNNNNNNNNNNNNNNNNNNNNNNNNNNNNNNNNNNNNNNNNNNNNNNNNNNNNNNNNNNNNNNNNNNNNNNNNNNNNNNNNNNNNNNNNNNNNNNNNNNNNNNNNNNNNNNNNNNNNNNNNNNNNNNNNNNNNNNNNNNNNNNNNNNNNNNNNNNNNNNNNNNNNNNNNNNNNNNNNNNNNNNNNNNNNNNNNNNNNNNNNNNNNNNNNNNNNNNNNNNNNNNNNNNNNNNNNNNNNNNNNNNNNNNNNNNNNNNNNNNNNNNNNNNNNNNNNNNNNNNNNNNNNNNNNNNNNNNNNNNNNNNNNNNNNNNNNNNNNNNNNNNNNNNNNNNNNNNNNNNNNNNNNNNNNNNNNNNNNNNNNNNNNNNNNNNNNNNNNNNNNNNNNNNNNNNNNNNNNNNNNNNNNNNNNNNNNNNNNNNNNNNNNNNNNNNNNNNNNNNNNNNNNNNNNNNNNNNNNNNNNNNNNNNNNNNNNNNNNNNNNNNNNNNNNNNNNNNNNNNNNNNNNNNNNNNNNNNNNNNNNNNNNNNNNNNNNNNNNNNNNNNNNNNNNNNNNNNNNNNNNNNNNNNNNNNNNNNNNNNNNNNNNNNNNNNNNNNNNNNNNNNNNNNNNNNNNNNNNNNNNNNNNNNNNNNNNNNNNNNNNNNNNNNNNNNNNNNNNNNNNNNNNNNNNNNNNNNNNNNNNNNNNNNNNNNNNNNNNNNNNNNNNNNNNNNNNNNNNNNNNNNNNNNNNNNNNNNNNNNNNNNNNNNNNNNNNNNNNNNNNNNNNNNNNNNNNNNNNNNNNNNNNNNNNNNNNNNNNNNNNNNNNNNNNNNNNNNNNNNNNNNNNNNNNNNNNNNNNNNNNNNNNNNNNNNNNNNNNNNNNNNNNNNNNAACAGTGAgctgaaacatttaaaaaaaaaaaaatattttaaaataaacaattttattaaacggGGGACGctaaagtatcaaaaaaatttaaatatggatagtaaaataatatatatgcatttatttaaaaataccagcAACCACTTTAACGACGAGtcttgttataatttataagtgagaACCTtcttatttacctataaataaatgtttggtaGGTACTCACCGTAACttgaattatattgtttaatggaCAGATTCTTATCTTTTGACTGCTATCGTGTCactcaaattgtattaattgtgtCGTATAACACGGAAAAACTCATCCGATGATTACGATTATTTAACCAATCACGTCATGACGGATATACAGTTCTACATGCAGTAACTGGcagtaaatgtacctattgtctTGCCGGGTGGAATCGTCGTCGATGCACTGACGCTCTGGTTTCCAGTTGTTTCGAGTTTCCACTCGGCTGATCTCGGCCGAACGACTATTCTATTGGTTTCACCACCACCCCCCTCCCCACCATAGGTACCAACCCTACCAGTTTATTTCcaaacaaatatacatacaatcaCATCGGAATTTTGCCTCGGAGTCGTGGGTTGCGGCAACCAGTTTATTTCTCAGTAATTTTGGTCGAGGGGAGCCGACACTGATACTCcgagttttgtattattatcggAAATCAGGGATTCACAAACTGGTTAAACGGTACTGATGTgtgtgtatttgtattatatagtttatactgttCGAGCAGTAGCATACATAAGCcgaataataaaaacgttggcCTATAGATTATTTGGAGCTGATTTCAGGTTCAAATTCATgagacttaataataaataggtaacaaattttataaaaataattatcacctTGTGAATCACCAAGTACTTACGTCGTAtatgatatttacaattatatactcGTATTGAGTGACTACTGTTATAcctaaaaaccatttaaataacaaatagaaAACTGATGGGAAATTTGTAGTTTTCCAATTTATATATGGTGTTAAATTAATGTGTAAGCGAATTCTTTATATGAGCAATAttgatttgatttataaaattaattttacatagaaaTGTAACAGCAGCACTGACTATAANNNNNNNNNNNNNNNNNNNNNNNNNNNNNNNNNNNNNNNNNNNNNNNNNNNNNNNNNNNNNNNNNNNNNNNNNNNNNNNNNNNNNNNNNNNNNNNNNNNNNNNNNNNNNNNNNNNNNNNNNNNNNNNNNNNNNNNNNNNNNNNNNNNNNNNNNNNNNNNNNNNNNNNNNNNNNNNNNNNNNNNNNNNNNNNNNNNNNNNNNNNNNNNNNNNNNNNNNNNNNNNNNNNNNNNNNNNNNNNNNNNNNNNNNNNNNNNNNNNNNNNNNNNNNNNNNNNNNNNNNNNNNNNNNNNNNNNNNNNNNNNNNNNNNNNNNNNNNNNNNNNNNNNNNNNNNNNNNNNNNNNNNNNNNNNNNNNNNNNNNNNNNNNNNNNNNNNNNNNNNNNNNNNNNNNNNNNNNNNNNNNNNNNNNNNNNNNNNNNNNNNNNNNNNNNNNNNNNNNNNNNNNNNNNNNNNNNNNNNNNNNNNNNNNNNNNNNNNNNNNNNNNNNNNNNNNNNNNNNNNNNNNNNNNNNNNNNNNNNNNNNNNNNNNNNNNNNNNNNNNNNNNNNNNNNNNNNNNNNNNNNNNNNNNNNNNNNNNNNNNNNNNNNNNNNNNNNNNNNNNNNNNNNNNNNNNNNNNNNNNNNNNNNNNNNNNNNNNNNNNNNNNNNNNNNNNNNNNNNNNNNNNNNNNNNNNNNNNNNNNNNNNNNNNNNNNNNNNNNNNNNNNNNNNNNNNNNNNNNNNNNNNNNNNNNNNNNNNNNNNNNNNNNNNNNNNNNNNNNNNNNNNNNNNNNNNNNNNNNNNNNNNNNNNNNNNNNNNNNNNNNNNNNNNNNNNNNNNNNNNNNNNNNNNNNNNNNNNNNNNNNNNNNNNNNNNNNNNNNNNNNNNNNNNNNNNNNNNNNNNNNNNNNNNNNNNNNNNNNNNNNNNNNNNNNNNNNNNNNNNNNNNNNNNNNNNNNNNNNNNNNNNNNNNNNNNNNNNNNNNNNNNNNNNNNNNNNNNNNNNNNNNNNNNNNNNNNNNNNNNNNNNNNNNNNNNNNNNNNNNNNNNNNNNNNNNNNNNNNNNNNNNNNNNNNNNNNNNNNNNNNNNNNNNNNNNNNNNNNNNNNNNNNNNNNNNNNNNNNNNNNNNNNNNNNNNNNNNNNNNNNNNNNNNNNNNNNNNNNNNNNNNNNNNNNNNNNNNNNNNNNNNNNNNNNNNNNNNNNNNNNNNNNNNNNNNNNNNNNNNNNNNNNNNNNNNNNNNNNNNNNNNNNNNNNNNNNNNNNNNNNNNNNNNNNNNNNNNNNNNNNNNNNNNNNNNNNNNNNNNNNNNNNNNNNNNNNNNNNNNNNNNNNNNNNNNNNNNNNNNNNNNNNNNNNNNNNNNNNNNNNNNNNNNNNNNNNNNNNNNNNNNNNNNNNNNNNNNNNNNNNNNNNNNNNNNNNNNNNNNNNNNNNNNNNNNNNNNNNNNNNNNNNNNNNNNNNNNNNNNNNNNNNNNNNNNNNNNNNNNNNNNNNNNNNNNNNNNNNNNNNNNNNNNNNNNNNNNNNNNNNNNNNNNNNNNNNNNNNNNNNNNNNNNNNNNNNNNNNNNNNNNNNNNNNNNNNNNNNNNNNNNNNNNNNNNNNNNNNNNNNNNNNNNNNNNNNNNNNNNNNNNNNNNNNNNNNNNNNNNNNNNNNNNNNNNNNNNNNNNNNNNNNNNNNNNNNNNNNNNNNNNNNNNNNNNNNNNNNNNNNNNNNNNNNNNNNNNNNNNNNNNNNNNNNNNNNNNNNNNNNNNNNNNNNNNNNNNNNNNNNNNNNNNNNNNNNNNNNNNNNNNNNNNNNNNNNNNNNNNNNNNNNNNNNNNNNNNNNNNNNNNNNNNNNNNNNNNNNNNNNNNNNNNNNNNNNNNNNNNNNNNNNNNNNNNNNNNNNNNNNNNNNNNNNNNNNNNNNNNNNNNNNNNNNNNNNNNNNNNNNNNNNNNNNNNNNNNNNNNNNNNNNNNNNNNNNNNNNNNNNNNNNNNNNNNNNNNNNNNNNNNNNNNNNNNNNNNNNNNNNNNNNNNNNNNNNNNNNNNNNNNNNNNNNNNNNNNNNNNNNNNNNNNNNNNNNNNNNNNNNNNNNNNNNNNNNNNNNNNNNNNNNNNNNNNNNNNNNNNNNNNNNNNNNNNNNNNNNNNNNNNNNNNNNNNNNNNNNNNNNNNNNNNNNNNNNNNNNNNNNNNNNNNNNNNNNNNNNNNNNNNNNNNNNNNNNNNNNNNNNNNNNNNNNNNNNNNNNNNNNNNNNNNNNNNNNNNNNNNNNNNNNNNNNNNNNNNNNNNNNNNNNNNNNNNNNNNNNNNNNNNNNNNNNNNNNNNNNNNNNNNNNNNNNNNNNNNNNNNNNNNNNNNNNNNNNNNNNNNNNNNNNNNNNNNNNNNNNNNNNNNNNNNNNNNNNNNNNNNNNNNNNNNNNNNNNNNNNNNNNNNNNNtataatattatgtatggtaaTGGTAAAATTCGAGGCCCCCCCAGACATACTGTGAGACCCATCGGGCGGTGCCTCGCAAGCACTCACATgcggtagttgcggcactggcaGTACGTAGTTCTCTCGTACAAGTTTATCTAGCTTCACGTTAAGATCAGTAGTTGCTTTGCGCTTTAAAAGTGATATCACTGTTTGTTTAGTGATTGGTTTCTTCAactaatttatcattaatctttatttaaagttcagaattaagattttttttgtcacgcctgcaccaaAAGTTTGGTTTTTGATAGTTGGAAAGTGTCTTTTTTTCGTTTAGCCTAAATTttcatctataaaataattatttaattttaaacttgatttatctacagttattcgttattgaaattttaattacaacaaaataacaaatatgctACATAgcaaatcgagtgaatatacaatcttgtaaaaatatgaacttcaaatgctcataaaaatttaatctgatttgcttgtagacatttttttttcaaaattttatagaCAGCCATATGAGGTAtctcgtattatattttcaaatcttagatttaaaaagaagaatttttaggaatatttaattcaaaaaaataattgcatgtatttgttttagagttacataaaaaccaaaatcgatttaccgtaaaaatttccgttttctttaattattcttttgtttttcacgtcgcttttgaaaatttttgttaACCTCTCCCTCTCctcctaaagtaccaactagattcactttcctcaCAGAGAAGANNNNNNNNNNNNNNNNNNNNNNNNNNNNNNNNNNNNNNNNNNNNNNNNNNtattagtattaataaatttaatacgatTACAATGTGTTACTGGGGAAGTGACTGGCCGACGtcatattaaaagtatatgaataattattaaaaagtaccaTTTAAAGagtgggtctaacttttttttttttttatgttatgagCAATTATCTTTTTGTTATCAAAACCAAACCAAttacgcatttgtttatgtatcacCAAAGCTTCTCAACATTTCAAGGGATTGT from the Acyrthosiphon pisum isolate AL4f chromosome X, pea_aphid_22Mar2018_4r6ur, whole genome shotgun sequence genome contains:
- the LOC103309943 gene encoding chorion peroxidase-like gives rise to the protein MGFDIESQSDPVQWQYMPLEDTESNACQYGSGTCYRAGDIRANALPQLTVMHTLWMREHNRLAKLLSQVNPHWNDERIFQEARKIVTASIQHITYAEWLPALLGENYTKRNGLEPSTKGYSNAYNETTDPSVSNSFATAVLPFANSMISDTIRCKPHLIILLLLSCICRLFLVDGLINNYEQV